The Psychrobacillus sp. FSL K6-4046 DNA window ACATTCCCCTTTCGTTCATAAACTGTCTATTGTTTATTTCGGTTTATTTTTATGAGTGTTTAGAGTTCTTTTGTAGGAAATGATTGGTATAGGAAATGAGGCTTATTATAAGAGTTAATCATTCATTAACTGGGTAATTTTACTGAAAGATAAAACTCTCACACTAGGTGAGAGTTACTTTTGATCCTTATGATAGACGGATTCTTGGTTATTTACCTTATCCCGAAACTCCCTAGCAGCCTCAAACTGGCGTAAACCTGACTTTAACTCGTCCGTACATTTTCCACAGAGCTTCCCAACCTGAGTCAATTTACCACAGCTGTCACATGGATACCCAAGATTCGGGAACATCGCTGGCTGTAATCTCCCTTTACGAACCCATTTATGTAAAAGAGACTCTTCCACTCCGGTTGCTTCTACAATACGTTCCACTGTAGCAGCTCGATTATCTCGTTTTCTTAAAAATCTATAGACGATTTCGTATTGCTTTTCCTCATTCATTGCGCAAGGATTACATACTTCTCTTAACC harbors:
- a CDS encoding TIGR03826 family flagellar region protein, encoding MGELKNCPTCGEFFNYTGLREVCNPCAMNEEKQYEIVYRFLRKRDNRAATVERIVEATGVEESLLHKWVRKGRLQPAMFPNLGYPCDSCGKLTQVGKLCGKCTDELKSGLRQFEAAREFRDKVNNQESVYHKDQK